Part of the Vitis vinifera cultivar Pinot Noir 40024 chromosome 13, ASM3070453v1 genome is shown below.
TTTCTGCGGAGTTAATTGATGGATTCTGCTGTGCTGGTTAGTTTCATGCTCACGGTGTTCTATTTGCCCTTTTTTGTTGTGCTTCCTTTGCTTTTTCCATTTCTTGTGCgtcttttccttttccctttgtTGAGTTTTCTTTTACCATTTTTAGGGTTTCCTCTGTATACTCCATGTGTTCTTTTCTCAGATATCTctacattaaattaaattctataaATTCAATCTTCCATATTCATGAGACTTGTGTTTTCTGTGTCAAATCTTGTTACACTACAATCAAAGCTGCTAATTGTCAACATTCCACCTTGACACTTGTTGGAATAATGTTTGCTCTAATTGCAAAGTGTAAATACAACTTTTTTTCTCCACCTCATTCAACTTGCTTGATTCAATAATATATGCACATTTATTTTGGATTCAATGAGGCACTCTCCATGTGATAGGTCCTTGCAAAAAAACAATTGCTTTCACTCATAACTAAAATCCTTGTGACATTCTATTATTTCTCTCAAGTGGTTGAACTTGACTTGTGGGTGGGTGGGTGAGGGGAATTAAGGCTCCATTACCACTTCTTGCATTGGTGCAGCTGAATCAACATGGCAAATAAATGTGCAGGTAAACACATACAAGAGGGAAGATAATGATGAACATCAAGATCTAAGTGGTTCAACAGGACCTTAGTTATCTTGCATGTATGGGATGGGTCAATCTATTATAATCATTGAGAAATTAGAAAGGATAGAGAATATGGATGTGAAAACCTAACATGAGAAACAAATTGGGGTAATCTTATCCTGAAATGAGGTCACATCCCTACCTATTCCAGGCGTTTCCTCATCTCTTTACCAAGTATGAACttttcttggaaatcaaaaGCCTTTGCATTGCTAGTGGTTCATTAGAAAATGAATACCAAAAATTGAGCTTCAACTTAGAAAGCTATACAAAGCCATTAGTCTTGACACATTGGAAGTTTAAGAATCAACTGTTCATCCATTGTTTTGTATTAGTCCTTTTTGGCAGGTTTTTAGCAGGTGATCCTGAAAGAGATTCCAAAACATGTTGGTGATTTCATTTTAGGGATTCAACAAGGGTGATAAGAGCAAAGTCCTTTGGCATTGCACATTGCTAGCCACATTTAACTTATTTGGATAGAGAGGAATGCCAGGATTTTCAACAATTCCCAAAGACCTTTGATTGGGTAGCaagataagatttttttaaacataGGTTGAACATCCAAATGGTTTGTTGAGGAAAAATATTTAGAGTGGCATTCACCTCAATGGGTTTAATAAAGTTGAATTTTGAAGGGTTTCTTTGAGTAACCCATGATAGTTAGGAATTGGAGATGTGACTAAAGATCATTATACTATATTTTTGGAAGCTTTTTCCAAACATGTAGGAGAAGGAAGCTGATATCTTGGCTTTGTTGGAGGTTTTGGAAGATGCAACTAGCTAGGACTTTGAGTCTCTCCAACCTCCTTGAGAAGGAGATTTAACGATTGTCATTTTGTGGTTATCTAAAAAGAGAGAGGTTCATTGAAATATGGTACGTGGATTTTCCAGATTATTAATACCAAGAGTGATGTGGATTGGTCTTTATCTTTGGCTCAACAAATTCTATTGCAAATCACTTAGCCAAGCAAAGACTCAATCAACTGGTGTCTTTTCGTGGAGAAATTTTTCTCGTCCAAGTTGTGGAGAGCTTCTGCATATTTTGCCTTATTTGTAATCTGTACAAATTGTTTTGATTTCTCATTATAGTTTATcttattgtttttctattttcataagATTTTGGGAGGTTTGGAAGGATTTCTTGTCTTTAAATGTACTTTTCAATTtacttcaactaagtttgttctttctaataaaaaaatgatttgtttttttccttctttgggTCTCTATGACCAAGGAATTTGCAAAGATTCTTTTAGCTTGATCACTTTAGAGTGGGCCCTTTTTGCTTGAGGTTAGGGTTAAATTTGAttgatcttttttcttttttttttccattttgatgaatgtgtcaccatttttttaaagccttttttgtattctttaatatttttttatcttatattaaaaggAGAAGATGTGCTCAAAGCACATGTGAGAACATCAAAAGCTAATGCAATGAATtagaaagaacaaagaaaacTAGTTAAGTGTAAAGTGTGTCGAAGATTTAGAGAAGTTAAAAGTAGATGAACCTTGTGACTAATAAATGAACAGTAAGAGGGTACCAAACTACAATTTGATTCTATTGAAcatctcaatttatttttaaaatatatgacaCATATTTCTTGCGAATGGACTATCACTTCAAAAGGAGAGAAGTTACATAGAATTCATCAAGGGGATAATGTGCTAAGCAAAAGTGTTGGAGATTTGTTAAAGTTAGCTGAATGAATGATGAAATGTCTATATTGTAAATTGACTAGGTTGCTTACAGGATTGAAATTATTTGGGATGCTCCAAACGTACATATGACCTTGGCCAATCTTTcgagaaagaaataaaatgaagtaaCAAATGGTTCATGGCTTTGAAGGATTCAATAGGAATGTCTAGTTTCTTGAAACCAAGTGATATGCTATTAACTTCTTAGTAAGTATTATTACTCACACAAAAATATCTTCTTTAATGGAGTATTTGAAGTCTacgtaattttttttaaagaagaacCATTATTCTTCCTAATAAGAGACAATAAGATGGGGATTGCCCTTTGGAGACAATGTGGGAGAAAATGTTAACTATGCATCAACTTATGAGATGGTTAGAATTTGGTTAATTGGTGTTTCCCATACAAGCAAAAGAAGAAGATGCTTgaccatgttttaatttattgctCTTGAATCTCTAGCTTATGATTTTGGTGTTCTCTCttttggggtgtcttgggtaTTTCCTCAATTAGTAGAGATATTTTGCTAATTTGGAACAATAATTTCAAGAGAAATAATTTCAAGATGGTTTGAAAACtgactcaattatttttatattagatagtttggaaaagaagaaataaaaaaacttttggaGGCTTAAAGGAGTAGCATTAGTATAAAGGATGGAttcttaattctttttatatgcGGTCTGAAGGTTCTTTATGGGATACCAACATCTTGTTTTAGATTTTGTTAATAACTTGGgatcattttaaatttgttgtttTCATGTTCTTTCTTCTTATTGTTAACCTTTGTGTGCATTGTATACCCTTTATGTACAAGGATTGTGCTCCATTTTTGTTCGAGGCATATCTATTTTACCTATTTAATCATGAAtccttcaatatatatattacaattcCATTGAATTGAGTATGATTGTATGTGTGATATAACATTTACTACACCAAGAATAGCAATGAACCTTGTTATTGCAATTGCTTAGGATACCCTTTTTTGGCTTGTAGGATTTACTTCTTAGTTCAAGATGCCTTTTACTAACTAGAATAAAAGAATTACTAGATTTGTTTTGCCTAAAATAAGAATAGGCTAGAGTTATGAACTTATAATCTATAACCTGATAATTGAGTCGATTTTGTGATTTTAAGTTCATTCTATAATGAATCAAACAGGAATAGTTGTATACATTCACATTATGAAAAGGAGTCCCTTGAGGTATCTAAATAGATATTATGTTTACGTATAAATCCCTACATTGTTACATTCTATTTAGGATTAGGAATAGGCATGACCGgactttctttatatatatatatatatatatatatatatatagatatatattgtCTCTATGTTCTTTCTCCTCATTGTTGGCCTTTGCGTGCCTTGTATACCCTCTGTGTATATGAAATGTGCCCCATTTTTGCTACCCATTCATCCATAAAtccatcaatatatatatatgtgtgtgtgtgtgtgtgtgagtgtGAGTGTGTGTAGGTATGCATGCATGCTTGTCTTTAACAAAAAATGCTAGACCAAATGATGCACTTAACTAAGTATTTTGTCTAAGGTTTTGGTAAACGATCATAAACTTATTTATATGATGTTCAGTTATGTTGTTTTTAGGTAAGTGTATCCAACACATGGCTTATTGGAAAGCATTTATTTAGTTTAAAAGATTTCAACCCTGTTTTTCTAATATGGTGAgatacttataaaatttaacttTGTTATATTGTGGATCAAGTATTGACATGGAATTGGGATTTACATCTGACAATTTCATCTACTTTCATTTGCATTGAATTGAATGCTCCCTTCGGCCAACTTGAGTCTCTCCACCAAATTGCTTCATTGAACAAAAGTTTAGGTATTAGACACTGAAGGCAATATAATCACTAGACATTGCCCTTTTAGGTTTTCATTTATCAAGGTCATGTGGCACCCATTGAAAGAATTTAATGAGATGATTTGGTGCCAGCATTCTTTTGTTATGAAGTTTGGACTTAATATGGTTAACCAACAACCCATTCATTGTAAAGAAACacccaaataatgaaaaattattgcATACTTTAGGCGATAATTGATAGATATATAACAGGTGTTGTTATTTTAAACTACAAATGTTTTAAGCCCAACAAAAATTCTGATATCCACTTGTTGCATTTGGGTGTTGTCAGATTGATGTGTTAACTGAAATCCAACAATGCAATAAGAGAATAAACACACTGACAAGAGAAGACCATGTATATCATCCAGCCCacctttattcatttttataggctataaataataatgatgtaAATAAAAGCGCTGATAAAAAAGAGACAAACTCAGTACACAGGAAGTACATGTgtgaaacaaaaagaaacagCCTACAGCCATACCCTAATCCAGTACATAGAGCACAGCCATTTTGGACCTTGCAAATGTCATCCCAGGGTCTCTACCAAAATTTTTTTCAGTGAttctttttctgaaatttatgtGGAGTTGGGCTATGATGCTCAAAGAACATAGATAGATGTATTTGTTGGTCAGAAGCAACTCAGCTTGGAATTCAAGGGGTTTTATTAAATCTAAGTTCCAATAGGCATTCAGGTGCACATCTTCATCTTTTTGgaaattaatatatttcttGGGGTGGAATGGCACAAATTGTATTGTTTATCTTCCTTTTCTATATATCTCTGGGTGAATCTGTGAAATGCTTATTAGCTTTTCACAGATATGCATGGTGTTTTGTGTCTTTTTACTGTCTATAGTATGCTTTCTTCTTGTGCTGATATACATTACACctatctatatttatttatttattaatatagtAGGTTTCCTTTATCTTTTTATGGAGATGTTAATCATTTCGAGGACAGATTTTGGCATGAAAAGATTGTCTTTTTCTGTTCTAAAGATACTCTTCTGAGTAACTGTTTTTATGGACAGGCTTTCCACAAGAATAGCATTTGGGCAAGAAATGCTGGGTGTCTAACTGATGGAGAGAAAGTTTATGATGATTCCTCCGGAAATGAACAGAAGCGTGGTCAACAATGGCTTATGGATGCAACAGAGCCAGAACTGTTCTGCAACAAGAAGCAAGCAGTAGAAGCTGTTAACAGCTGGAATATTTCaggaatttcaaatatgaatgATTCTCCATGTGGAAACATTTCAAGTTTTGCATCTGTTTCAGGGCCATTCTTGGACCGCCTATTTGGAACTGACCTTAAAATAATTCATCCTCTTAGCAGGAACATTCCATCTGCTAGTACTGGGAATATGGATATGGGAAGAAAGGGATTTGAGTTTCCATTCAGAAGTGATTCCTCGTTTGGTTTATCTATGTCTCATGCTATAGCAGATCCATCTTTCAACTACAGTGGAATCAGAAAAGTTAAAGTGAATGAAGTGAGGGACTCTGACAATGGCATGCCTGTAGGAATGGGGCACTTCTATAATAGGGGAGGTTACAATATGATTTCAGCTGGCTCAGCCTATAATAAGAGTGATTACAGCAACATTTCACTGGGCCCAGTTTATAATAATGGTAATCAGAATACTATTTCAATGGGTGCTTACTTTAATAAGGCAACTTCCAATTTTGGCTCAAGAAGTCATACCTTCAACCAGGAAACTGGCAATTCCATATCAATGGGTCATACCTATCACAAAGTGGATAGGAGTGTGTTGTCCATGGGTCATTTCTATGACAATGGGaatggaaattttttatcaaaggtTCAGCAGCATGGAAAGGAAGATGGCAGTATCATGTCAATGAGTCCTGCTTATAACAAGGGGCACGAGAAATTTATTTCAATGGGCCCTTCCTACAGTGAAGCAAATGGTAATTTCGGTACAATGGGTATGGTCTATAGTAAGCACAATGATGATATCATGTCCATGGGTCCAACCAATGATAGGGTGGAGACCGGTAATGTGTCATTGTGTCTCACGACTCTCACCTATGACAACGAAGATTCTAGCATTTTATCTATGGGCCACAACTACAATAAGGGCCAGAACAATACTGTCTCATTTGGAGGCTTTCATGAAGAACCTGAGACAAATTCTTCTGGCAGGATCATTGGCAGCTATGATTTGTTGATGAGTCGGTCATCAGCACAAGCTCCAGAAGCAGTTTGCCAGAAAGATGCTCAAGCTTCAGAAATACTTTGTCAGCAAGATGCACGAGCCTCAGGAGTACTCGGCCAGAAAGATACTCAAGCTTCAGAAATACTTGGCCAGAAAGATGCTCAAACTTCACAAGTACTTACCCAGAAAGATGCTCAATTGTCAGAAATACCTGGCCAGCAAGAAGTACAAACTTCAGAACAAGTACTTAGCCAAAAATATTTGGCTCAATCGAATGCTGATCCAGCTGCTAGTTGCACACCAAAAGCTACTTCTAAAACCGATACTGTCTCAAAAAATAAACAGATAAATACTAAAAAGGATCCCTCAAGCCACTTTCCTTTGAATGTTAAAAGCTTGTTATCAACTGGTATGTTTGATGGGGTTCCTGTGAAGTATGTTTCATGGACACGGGAGGTAAGTCCTCCAATTTATAATTTTCCATGGTAAATTTGAATGGCCATAGAGGCTGTTCCACTGATGAATTTTCCATATACTGATGTGTGGTTATATCCATTACAGAAGAGTGTTCGAGGAGTTATAAAAGGGAGTGGGTATTTGTGCAGCTGTAAGGACTGCAATAGCTCTAATGCAAGTAACTGATATTTTTTAGCCTCTTGTTGGGCTAGGAACTTTCAGTCTTGAGTTCAATGGCCTAATTGATCCATTATTATCTAAGTCCTAACTGGCCAATTGAATTTTCTATGCAGTGTCTTAATGCTTATGAGTTTGAGCGCCATGCTAATTGCAAGACCAAacacccaaacaatcatatttacTTCGAGAATGGGAAAACCATTTATGCAGTGGTCCAAGAGCTGAAAAACACTCCTCAAGACAAGCTTTTTGAAGTGATTCAAAATGTAACTGGATGTCCTATTAATCAGAAGAATTTTCAAACTTGGAAAGGTGATGcagaatttttatttgatttatagcGAATTGAATAAAATTGATATTCTCATCTTTCTAGCTAAGTGGGTCAATATATTCTAGAGGTGGTAGTACATGTAATGGATGTGCACTTATAAATTGTCTCTAAATAACTTGAGAGTGTGGAAGATGTTATGTGTTTCTATTGCTTataagttaactattttgacCTTGTAAAACTTGGCATGGAAATGtgaagaattattttgaattttctcacacattttttttttgcctcttCTCAGCATCATATCAGGCGGCAACAGTTGAACTTCAGCGTATCTATGGAAAGGATGGAGCCACAGGACCAATCTTGAAATAAGGACTCTGCCTCTTCCAAAGTCATAAGGTAGGTTAACACCAGACCTATGCACAGcatacatttttataaaaaatcatagtggatttggatttttagaTTGGGACCTGTACATAAATTATAGACCCAGTTTTGGAACTTTAAATTGGGCTTGGGTCTAGCTCCACAATAAATTTGGAACTTTACAATGGACTTACTTCTGTGATCCTTATCGTTGTTTTAGCTTTTGAACATTTGCATTAGGATCTTAATTTCTTCTGGTTTTTTGGACTCAAAAAGTAGCGTTTCACTACATTTTCTCCAGGAATTTAGAATTTGAATCAATGGATATGCAATATCTTTTGTGTGAATGGATTATGATACCATTTGGCTAATGCTGTGGTGCTTAAGTGAGCTTATCCTGGGATAGACTGAGCATCAGATAGGCCTTGTTCTGGGTTTGAGCCCAAAGCTTTGAGCATCTTATTTATTTGGCTTAGGTTAATTCTAGTTATAGCTGGCTTTGAAGACCATATTTCAGTTCATTTCAGGGATGGTATTGCTTATGTGTATAACAGTGATGGAACATGCAGGTTTGAACTGAATTGGAATACAAGCTGGGCCTAAGCTTCCCCAGTTCATTGTTTGCAAGGATTTCTTATTAGTCATGACCTCGATGTGCTTGTGTTCTAAGTTCAATTTCCAGTGCTGCTCGGTCATTCCAAGCCCTGGCAACCAAAGTCTAGGAATTCATCTGCCTCTTGTACTACAGAGATATTTGAACTTGTCCTTCAATTTCAGTCATGAATGAAGTAGTTTGAACCATCATTTTAAATGCTGTGGATTGCCTCTCAGGTCCTCAAAATATCAATTGAACTGGAACAGGTCTGTATAAGGTCATTTTATGAGCTCTCCCTTTTCAATGCTATGCTGACGAAGTGTAGGTTGGGGCCCATATGGGAGTTCCATGACCAAAAACTCAGGAGCCACAGATGTCCTGCCTTCTTCCTTTGATTTGCTCTTATTTGGTCCTTTTTTTGGTATACATACAACACAACTCATCAG
Proteins encoded:
- the LOC100249637 gene encoding uncharacterized protein LOC100249637 isoform X3; amino-acid sequence: MDSAVLAFHKNSIWARNAGCLTDGEKVYDDSSGNEQKRGQQWLMDATEPELFCNKKQAVEAVNSWNISGISNMNDSPCGNISSFASVSGPFLDRLFGTDLKIIHPLSRNIPSASTGNMDMGRKGFEFPFRSDSSFGLSMSHAIADPSFNYSGIRKVKVNEVRDSDNGMPVGMGHFYNRGGYNMISAGSAYNKSDYSNISLGPVYNNGNQNTISMGAYFNKATSNFGSRSHTFNQETGNSISMGHTYHKVDRSVLSMGHFYDNGNGNFLSKVQQHGKEDGSIMSMSPAYNKGHEKFISMGPSYSEANGNFGTMGMVYSKHNDDIMSMGPTNDRVETGNVSLCLTTLTYDNEDSSILSMGHNYNKGQNNTVSFGGFHEEPETNSSGRIIGSYDLLMSRSSAQAPEAVCQKDAQASEILCQQDARASGVLGQKDTQASEILGQKDAQTSQVLTQKDAQLSEIPGQQEVQTSEQVLSQKYLAQSNADPAASCTPKATSKTDTVSKNKQINTKKDPSSHFPLNVKSLLSTGMFDGVPVKYVSWTREVSPPIYNFPW
- the LOC100249637 gene encoding uncharacterized protein LOC100249637 isoform X2; its protein translation is MAFHKNSIWARNAGCLTDGEKVYDDSSGNEQKRGQQWLMDATEPELFCNKKQAVEAVNSWNISGISNMNDSPCGNISSFASVSGPFLDRLFGTDLKIIHPLSRNIPSASTGNMDMGRKGFEFPFRSDSSFGLSMSHAIADPSFNYSGIRKVKVNEVRDSDNGMPVGMGHFYNRGGYNMISAGSAYNKSDYSNISLGPVYNNGNQNTISMGAYFNKATSNFGSRSHTFNQETGNSISMGHTYHKVDRSVLSMGHFYDNGNGNFLSKVQQHGKEDGSIMSMSPAYNKGHEKFISMGPSYSEANGNFGTMGMVYSKHNDDIMSMGPTNDRVETGNVSLCLTTLTYDNEDSSILSMGHNYNKGQNNTVSFGGFHEEPETNSSGRIIGSYDLLMSRSSAQAPEAVCQKDAQASEILCQQDARASGVLGQKDTQASEILGQKDAQTSQVLTQKDAQLSEIPGQQEVQTSEQVLSQKYLAQSNADPAASCTPKATSKTDTVSKNKQINTKKDPSSHFPLNVKSLLSTGMFDGVPVKYVSWTREKSVRGVIKGSGYLCSCKDCNSSNCLNAYEFERHANCKTKHPNNHIYFENGKTIYAVVQELKNTPQDKLFEVIQNVTGCPINQKNFQTWKASYQAATVELQRIYGKDGATGPILK
- the LOC100249637 gene encoding uncharacterized protein LOC100249637 isoform X1, with translation MDSAVLAFHKNSIWARNAGCLTDGEKVYDDSSGNEQKRGQQWLMDATEPELFCNKKQAVEAVNSWNISGISNMNDSPCGNISSFASVSGPFLDRLFGTDLKIIHPLSRNIPSASTGNMDMGRKGFEFPFRSDSSFGLSMSHAIADPSFNYSGIRKVKVNEVRDSDNGMPVGMGHFYNRGGYNMISAGSAYNKSDYSNISLGPVYNNGNQNTISMGAYFNKATSNFGSRSHTFNQETGNSISMGHTYHKVDRSVLSMGHFYDNGNGNFLSKVQQHGKEDGSIMSMSPAYNKGHEKFISMGPSYSEANGNFGTMGMVYSKHNDDIMSMGPTNDRVETGNVSLCLTTLTYDNEDSSILSMGHNYNKGQNNTVSFGGFHEEPETNSSGRIIGSYDLLMSRSSAQAPEAVCQKDAQASEILCQQDARASGVLGQKDTQASEILGQKDAQTSQVLTQKDAQLSEIPGQQEVQTSEQVLSQKYLAQSNADPAASCTPKATSKTDTVSKNKQINTKKDPSSHFPLNVKSLLSTGMFDGVPVKYVSWTREKSVRGVIKGSGYLCSCKDCNSSNCLNAYEFERHANCKTKHPNNHIYFENGKTIYAVVQELKNTPQDKLFEVIQNVTGCPINQKNFQTWKASYQAATVELQRIYGKDGATGPILK